A stretch of Canis lupus baileyi chromosome 2, mCanLup2.hap1, whole genome shotgun sequence DNA encodes these proteins:
- the KLF3 gene encoding Krueppel-like factor 3 isoform X1, with the protein MLMFDPVPVKQEVMDSVSVSYPSNYMEPMKPNKYGVIYSTPLPDKFFQTPEGLSHGMQLEPVDLTVNKRSSPPSAGSSPSSLKFQPSHRRASPGLSLPSSSPPVKKYSPPPAGVQPFGVPLSMPPVMAAALSRHGIRSPGILPVIQPVVVQPVPFMYTSHLQQPLMVSLSEEMENSNSSMQVPVIESYEKPILQKKIKIEPGIEPQRTDYYPEEMSPPLMNSVSPPQALLQENHPSVIVQPGKRPLPVESPDTQRKRRIHRCDYDGCNKVYTKSSHLKAHRRTHTGEKPYKCTWEGCTWKFARSDELTRHFRKHTGIKPFQCPDCDRSFSRSDHLALHRKRHMLV; encoded by the exons ATGCTCATGTTTGACCCGGTCCCTGTCAAGCAAGAGGTCATGGACTCTGTGTCGGTG TCCTACCCGTCTAATTACATGGAGCCGATGAAGCCCAACAAGTACGGAGTCATCTACTCGACGCCGCTACCGGATAAGTTCTTCCAGACGCCCGAGGGCCTGTCGCACGGGATGCAGTTGGAGCCGGTGGACCTGACGGTGAACAAGCGCAGCTCGCCGCCCTCGGCAGGAAGCTCGCCGTCGTCGCTGAAGTTCCAGCCGTCGCACCGGAGGGCCTCGCCCGGCCTGAGCTTGCCCTCCTCCAGCCCGCCCGTGAAGAAGTACTCGCCACCCCCCGCGGGCGTGCAGCCCTTCGGGGTGCCGCTGTCCATGCCCCCGGTGATGGCCGCGGCCCTGTCCCGGCACGGCATCCGCAGCCCCGGGATACTGCCCGTCATCCAGCCCGTCGTGGTGCAGCCGGTCCCCTTCATGTACACCAGCCACCTCCAGCAGCCGCTCATGGTCTCCCTGTCGGAGGAGATGGAGAACTCCAACAGCAGCATGCAAG taccTGTAATTGAATCATATGAGAAGCctatattacagaaaaaaattaaaatagaacctGGGATTGAACCACAGAGGACAGATTATTATCCTGAAGAAATGTCACCCCCTTTAATGAACTCAGTGTCCCCCCCGCAAGCACTGTTGCAAGA GAATCATCCATCAGTCATAGTACAACCAGGGAAGAGACCTTTGCCTGTGGAGTCCCCGGACACCCAGCGGAAACGAAGGATACACAGATGTGACTATGACGGATGCAACAAGGTGTACACTAAAAGCTCTCACCTGAAAGCGCACAGAAGAACACACACAG gAGAAAAACCCTACAAATGTACATGGGAAGGATGCACATGGAAGTTTGCTCGGTCCGATGAACTAACAAGACATTTCCGAAAACATACTGGAATCAAACCTTTCCAGTGTCCAGACTGTGACCGCAGCTTCTCCCGTTCTGACCACCTCGCCCTGCATAGGAAACGCCACATGCTAGTTTGA
- the KLF3 gene encoding Krueppel-like factor 3 isoform X2, whose protein sequence is MEPMKPNKYGVIYSTPLPDKFFQTPEGLSHGMQLEPVDLTVNKRSSPPSAGSSPSSLKFQPSHRRASPGLSLPSSSPPVKKYSPPPAGVQPFGVPLSMPPVMAAALSRHGIRSPGILPVIQPVVVQPVPFMYTSHLQQPLMVSLSEEMENSNSSMQVPVIESYEKPILQKKIKIEPGIEPQRTDYYPEEMSPPLMNSVSPPQALLQENHPSVIVQPGKRPLPVESPDTQRKRRIHRCDYDGCNKVYTKSSHLKAHRRTHTGEKPYKCTWEGCTWKFARSDELTRHFRKHTGIKPFQCPDCDRSFSRSDHLALHRKRHMLV, encoded by the exons ATGGAGCCGATGAAGCCCAACAAGTACGGAGTCATCTACTCGACGCCGCTACCGGATAAGTTCTTCCAGACGCCCGAGGGCCTGTCGCACGGGATGCAGTTGGAGCCGGTGGACCTGACGGTGAACAAGCGCAGCTCGCCGCCCTCGGCAGGAAGCTCGCCGTCGTCGCTGAAGTTCCAGCCGTCGCACCGGAGGGCCTCGCCCGGCCTGAGCTTGCCCTCCTCCAGCCCGCCCGTGAAGAAGTACTCGCCACCCCCCGCGGGCGTGCAGCCCTTCGGGGTGCCGCTGTCCATGCCCCCGGTGATGGCCGCGGCCCTGTCCCGGCACGGCATCCGCAGCCCCGGGATACTGCCCGTCATCCAGCCCGTCGTGGTGCAGCCGGTCCCCTTCATGTACACCAGCCACCTCCAGCAGCCGCTCATGGTCTCCCTGTCGGAGGAGATGGAGAACTCCAACAGCAGCATGCAAG taccTGTAATTGAATCATATGAGAAGCctatattacagaaaaaaattaaaatagaacctGGGATTGAACCACAGAGGACAGATTATTATCCTGAAGAAATGTCACCCCCTTTAATGAACTCAGTGTCCCCCCCGCAAGCACTGTTGCAAGA GAATCATCCATCAGTCATAGTACAACCAGGGAAGAGACCTTTGCCTGTGGAGTCCCCGGACACCCAGCGGAAACGAAGGATACACAGATGTGACTATGACGGATGCAACAAGGTGTACACTAAAAGCTCTCACCTGAAAGCGCACAGAAGAACACACACAG gAGAAAAACCCTACAAATGTACATGGGAAGGATGCACATGGAAGTTTGCTCGGTCCGATGAACTAACAAGACATTTCCGAAAACATACTGGAATCAAACCTTTCCAGTGTCCAGACTGTGACCGCAGCTTCTCCCGTTCTGACCACCTCGCCCTGCATAGGAAACGCCACATGCTAGTTTGA